One segment of Kitasatospora viridis DNA contains the following:
- a CDS encoding extracellular solute-binding protein, with the protein MNKRLWTACATTAAAALALTACGGGNSGGTSADGTTTIKVVTADYGSNGENPSQAYWDGVIQAFEQANPKIKVDLQVINWNDISAKLSTMVQNKQYPDVVEGPGYASFAQNGLLYSADQVLDPSVQNDLVPALAKAGQQGGTAYGIPFVSSSRAFLINNALWQKAGLPMNGAQAVAPKTWADVETDAKALKAAGVEVPLGLPLGSEEAQAESFMWEMNNGGGYTDASGKWTIDSPANVATFQQLGKWVDAGLTEKDPGAVKRTDLYADFASGKVGMLNGMPIQLDDVKKNNLNVTWAPLPTAQAGQAPQTLGVGDWIYGFKPGGHAEQIKAFLDFAFQKGNQVKFDEEYDLLPVTKDAVQQVQTDVPALVPFLNALPTAQFVPVSNPAWDTVNSQVKTQIGGALKDPQGVLSTLQKAAQQAGQ; encoded by the coding sequence ATGAACAAGCGTCTCTGGACCGCGTGCGCCACCACCGCGGCGGCCGCGCTCGCCCTGACCGCGTGCGGCGGCGGCAACAGCGGCGGGACCTCCGCGGACGGCACCACGACCATCAAGGTCGTCACGGCGGACTACGGCTCCAACGGCGAGAACCCCAGCCAGGCGTACTGGGACGGCGTGATCCAGGCCTTCGAGCAGGCCAACCCGAAGATCAAGGTCGACCTCCAGGTGATCAACTGGAACGACATCAGCGCGAAGCTGTCCACGATGGTGCAGAACAAGCAGTACCCGGACGTCGTCGAGGGCCCCGGCTACGCCAGCTTCGCCCAGAACGGCCTGCTCTACAGCGCCGACCAGGTGCTCGACCCCTCCGTGCAGAACGACCTGGTGCCCGCCCTGGCCAAGGCCGGCCAGCAGGGCGGCACCGCCTACGGCATCCCGTTCGTCTCCTCCTCCCGCGCCTTCCTGATCAACAACGCGCTCTGGCAGAAGGCCGGCCTGCCGATGAACGGCGCCCAGGCCGTCGCCCCGAAGACCTGGGCGGACGTGGAGACCGACGCCAAGGCGCTGAAGGCGGCCGGCGTCGAGGTGCCGCTCGGCCTGCCGTTGGGCTCGGAGGAGGCGCAGGCCGAGTCCTTCATGTGGGAGATGAACAACGGCGGCGGCTACACCGACGCCTCGGGCAAGTGGACCATCGACTCGCCCGCCAACGTGGCCACCTTCCAGCAGCTCGGCAAGTGGGTCGACGCGGGCCTGACCGAGAAGGACCCGGGCGCGGTCAAGCGCACCGACCTCTACGCCGACTTCGCCTCCGGCAAGGTCGGCATGCTCAACGGGATGCCGATCCAGCTGGACGACGTCAAGAAGAACAACCTCAACGTCACCTGGGCCCCGCTGCCGACCGCCCAGGCCGGCCAGGCCCCGCAGACCCTGGGCGTGGGCGACTGGATCTACGGCTTCAAGCCCGGCGGCCACGCCGAGCAGATCAAGGCCTTCCTGGACTTCGCCTTCCAGAAGGGCAACCAGGTCAAGTTCGACGAGGAGTACGACCTGCTGCCGGTCACCAAGGACGCCGTGCAGCAGGTGCAGACCGACGTGCCGGCCCTGGTGCCGTTCCTGAACGCGCTGCCCACCGCCCAGTTCGTGCCGGTCTCGAACCCGGCCTGGGACACCGTCAACTCCCAGGTGAAGACCCAGATCGGCGGTGCCCTGAAGGACCCGCAGGGCGTGCTCTCCACCCTCCAGAAGGCCGCGCAGCAGGCCGGCCAGTAG
- a CDS encoding class II fructose-bisphosphate aldolase, with protein MPLIGTGALVAEAAATGRGVGAFNVIQLEHAQAIVAGAQAANAPVILQISENAVRYHGALAPIGRAALAVAEAATVPVAVHLDHATSTELVAEAVALGFGSVMFDASKLAYAENVAATAEIAARCHAAGCWVEAELGEVGGKDGVHAPGARTDPGEAAEFVAATGVDALAVAVGTSHAMLTRDAALDFELIGALRAGVPVPLVLHGSSGVADEHLSEAVRRGMTKVNIATHLNAVFTAAVREALGAQAALVDTRRYLGPAREATAAEVARLLGVLGAGR; from the coding sequence ATGCCCCTGATCGGAACCGGCGCGCTGGTCGCCGAGGCCGCCGCCACCGGCCGCGGAGTCGGCGCGTTCAACGTCATCCAGCTGGAACACGCCCAGGCGATCGTCGCGGGCGCGCAGGCGGCGAACGCGCCGGTGATCCTGCAGATCAGCGAGAACGCGGTGCGCTACCACGGCGCGCTGGCGCCGATAGGCCGCGCCGCCCTGGCCGTCGCGGAGGCGGCCACCGTGCCGGTCGCCGTCCACCTGGACCACGCGACCAGCACCGAGCTGGTCGCCGAGGCGGTCGCGCTGGGCTTCGGCTCGGTGATGTTCGACGCCTCGAAGCTGGCGTACGCCGAGAACGTCGCGGCGACCGCCGAGATCGCCGCCCGCTGCCACGCGGCGGGCTGCTGGGTCGAGGCGGAGCTGGGCGAGGTGGGCGGCAAGGACGGCGTGCACGCGCCCGGCGCCCGCACCGATCCGGGCGAGGCGGCGGAGTTCGTCGCCGCGACCGGCGTGGACGCGCTGGCGGTCGCCGTCGGCACCTCGCACGCCATGCTCACCAGGGACGCCGCGCTGGACTTCGAGCTGATCGGCGCGCTGCGGGCCGGCGTGCCGGTGCCGCTGGTGCTGCACGGGTCGTCGGGGGTCGCGGACGAGCACCTGAGCGAGGCGGTCCGGCGCGGCATGACCAAGGTGAACATCGCCACGCACCTGAACGCGGTCTTCACGGCCGCGGTGCGCGAGGCGCTCGGCGCGCAGGCCGCGCTGGTGGACACCCGCCGCTACCTGGGCCCGGCCCGGGAGGCGACGGCGGCCGAGGTCGCCCGGCTGCTCGGGGTGCTCGGCGCCGGGCGCTGA
- a CDS encoding 1-phosphofructokinase family hexose kinase, whose product MILTVTLNAALDVTYRVERLQVGGSTRVLAVAERAGGKGINVARVLRTLGHPAEVTGLVGGATGRAIRLELADAALPDAMVTVAGESRRTVAVVDEQAGETSVLLEPGPRVTPGQWRAFTARFAELVRSARVVVLSGSLPPGLPVDAYAQLLRIAGEHGLPTVLDAEGEPLLAALPERPALIKPNADELRATTGEADPQAAIARLREAGARSVVASLGAEGLLAVTPEGSWRARPPHPVAGNPTGAGDAAVAALAAGLLAGTDWPSALARAVALSAAAVAAPLAGSFDAALHRRLREQVAVTAHTPSTPSTPTR is encoded by the coding sequence GTGATCCTCACCGTGACGCTGAACGCCGCGCTGGACGTGACCTACCGGGTGGAGCGGCTGCAGGTGGGCGGCAGCACCCGGGTGCTGGCGGTGGCCGAGCGGGCCGGCGGCAAGGGCATCAACGTGGCCCGGGTGCTGCGCACGCTCGGCCACCCCGCCGAGGTCACCGGCCTGGTGGGCGGCGCGACCGGCCGGGCGATCCGGCTGGAACTGGCCGACGCCGCGCTGCCGGACGCCATGGTGACGGTCGCCGGGGAGAGCCGGCGCACCGTCGCCGTGGTCGACGAGCAGGCCGGCGAGACCTCGGTCCTGCTGGAGCCCGGCCCGCGGGTGACCCCGGGTCAGTGGCGGGCCTTCACCGCCCGGTTCGCCGAGCTGGTGCGCTCCGCGCGGGTGGTGGTGCTCTCCGGCAGCCTGCCGCCGGGCCTACCGGTGGACGCCTACGCACAGCTGCTGCGGATCGCCGGCGAGCACGGGCTGCCGACCGTGCTGGACGCCGAGGGCGAACCGCTGCTCGCCGCCCTGCCCGAGCGGCCGGCGCTGATCAAGCCGAACGCCGACGAGCTGCGCGCCACCACCGGCGAGGCCGATCCGCAGGCGGCGATCGCCCGGCTGCGCGAGGCCGGCGCCCGGTCGGTGGTCGCCTCGCTGGGCGCCGAGGGCCTGCTCGCCGTCACCCCGGAGGGCAGCTGGCGGGCGCGGCCGCCGCACCCGGTGGCCGGCAATCCGACCGGCGCCGGGGACGCGGCGGTGGCCGCGCTCGCGGCGGGCCTGCTGGCCGGCACCGACTGGCCGTCCGCGCTGGCCCGGGCGGTCGCGCTGTCGGCGGCCGCGGTCGCCGCGCCGCTGGCCGGCAGCTTCGACGCCGCGCTCCACCGGCGCCTGCGCGAGCAGGTGGCGGTCACCGCTCACACCCCATCCACCCCGTCGACCCCGACCCGATGA
- a CDS encoding ROK family protein, with protein sequence MTTPRRPPGDRPVVALDVGGTHVKAAVLTADGTPLHTESADTRAERGPDAVLETILALAGGLARRFRPAAVGIAVPGIVDEASGVCRYSANLGWRDVPVRRWAEEELGLPVAVGHDVRAGGIAEARLGAGRGCRSFLFVPVGTGIAGAVLLNGRALLGGHGGAGEVGHLVVRPDGPPCACGARGCVEAIASASAIARRYRQLTGLPPQQQVSAEQVQQRARAGDAVAARVWREAVAALADGLLAAVTLLDPQRVVIGGGLSRAGAALLDPLRAALAERLTFQAAPELVPAELGHRAGSLGAGLLALDLLERTAADRADLVGAGERE encoded by the coding sequence GTGACCACCCCGCGCCGCCCTCCCGGCGACCGGCCGGTGGTCGCGCTCGACGTCGGCGGCACGCACGTCAAGGCGGCCGTGCTGACGGCCGACGGCACCCCGCTGCACACCGAGAGCGCCGACACCCGGGCCGAGCGCGGCCCCGACGCCGTGCTGGAGACCATCCTGGCGCTGGCCGGCGGGCTGGCCCGCCGGTTCCGGCCGGCGGCGGTGGGCATCGCCGTGCCGGGCATCGTCGACGAGGCGTCAGGCGTCTGCCGCTACTCGGCGAACCTGGGCTGGCGGGACGTGCCGGTGCGCCGGTGGGCCGAGGAGGAGCTCGGCCTGCCGGTCGCGGTCGGCCACGACGTGCGGGCGGGCGGCATCGCGGAGGCCCGGCTCGGTGCCGGGCGCGGCTGCCGCTCGTTCCTGTTCGTTCCGGTCGGCACCGGCATCGCGGGCGCGGTGCTGCTGAACGGCCGGGCGCTGCTGGGCGGGCACGGCGGGGCGGGCGAGGTCGGGCACCTGGTGGTGCGGCCGGACGGGCCGCCGTGCGCGTGCGGGGCCCGGGGCTGCGTGGAGGCGATCGCCTCCGCCTCGGCGATCGCCCGCCGGTACCGCCAGCTCACCGGCCTGCCCCCGCAGCAGCAGGTCAGCGCCGAGCAGGTGCAGCAGCGGGCCCGGGCCGGCGACGCGGTCGCCGCGCGGGTCTGGCGCGAGGCGGTGGCGGCGCTGGCCGACGGGCTGCTCGCGGCCGTGACCCTGTTGGATCCGCAGCGGGTGGTGATCGGCGGCGGCCTGTCGCGGGCCGGCGCCGCGCTGCTCGATCCGCTGCGCGCCGCGCTGGCCGAGCGGCTCACCTTCCAGGCCGCGCCCGAGCTGGTCCCGGCGGAGCTGGGCCACCGGGCGGGCAGCCTGGGCGCCGGCCTGCTCGCCCTGGACCTGCTGGAGCGCACGGCGGCGGACCGGGCCGACCTGGTCGGGGCGGGTGAGCGCGAGTGA
- a CDS encoding SIS domain-containing protein: MTTHVATEIASQPECWRTAMALEPAGLPKPGERVAVVGCGTSLYVAQAYAVLREAAGLGETDAFAASEYPAARRYDRLLAITRSGTTTEVLAALARARAAGIPTTAITGDLATPITGAADTIVDLSFADEQSVVQTRFATTTLVLLRSSLGLTPADLPEQAADAVAGELPAAALAARQFTFLGTGWTIGLANEAALKLREAAGAWTESYPAMEYRHGPISVSAPGGVVWFFGEAPEGLLEQIAATGAEVWLGGIDPLADLVRAQRVAVALAEAQGLDPDQPRNLTRSIILATP, encoded by the coding sequence ATGACCACCCACGTCGCCACCGAGATCGCCAGCCAGCCCGAGTGCTGGCGCACCGCGATGGCCCTCGAACCCGCCGGGCTGCCCAAGCCGGGCGAGCGCGTCGCCGTCGTCGGCTGCGGCACCTCGCTCTACGTCGCCCAGGCCTACGCCGTGCTGCGCGAGGCCGCCGGCCTCGGCGAGACGGACGCCTTCGCCGCCTCCGAGTACCCGGCCGCCCGCCGCTACGACCGCCTGCTGGCGATCACCCGCTCCGGCACCACCACCGAGGTGCTCGCGGCGCTGGCCCGGGCCCGCGCCGCCGGCATCCCCACCACCGCGATCACCGGGGACCTGGCGACCCCGATCACCGGCGCCGCCGACACGATCGTGGACCTGTCCTTCGCCGACGAGCAGTCGGTCGTGCAGACCCGGTTCGCCACCACCACCCTGGTGCTGCTGCGCAGCAGCCTCGGCCTGACCCCGGCCGACCTGCCCGAGCAGGCGGCCGACGCCGTCGCCGGCGAGCTCCCTGCGGCCGCGCTGGCGGCCCGCCAGTTCACCTTCCTCGGCACCGGCTGGACCATCGGGCTGGCCAACGAGGCCGCGCTCAAGCTGCGCGAGGCCGCGGGCGCGTGGACCGAGTCCTACCCGGCGATGGAGTACCGGCACGGTCCGATCAGCGTCAGCGCGCCGGGCGGCGTGGTCTGGTTCTTCGGCGAGGCGCCGGAGGGCCTGCTGGAGCAGATCGCCGCCACCGGCGCCGAGGTCTGGCTGGGCGGCATCGACCCGCTGGCCGACCTGGTGCGCGCCCAGCGGGTGGCCGTCGCGCTCGCCGAGGCGCAGGGCCTGGACCCGGACCAGCCGCGCAACCTGACCCGTTCGATCATCCTGGCCACCCCGTGA
- a CDS encoding ricin-type beta-trefoil lectin domain protein codes for MANRLLHRTAPALIAAALLASPLAVPQALANDGVSQPAANYTASASPNGPLAAVPPMGFNDWARTECTPQAPLDGSPQLGYSFQQYMEDNAKALSDTGLIADGYKTVTVDDCWMYRNSSGYLHGALNWGGATDVRDTTRQPGFDSELTAYGDYLHGLGAKFGIYETSGTHTCSTAAPTAPNLPNGSEYYEQNDANSFVAWGVDQLKYDNCGDQEPVQTLDTRMSGDLATAVANANAAGTATPNVAFDISAPAGYGNGSTKSAAMNWVRPLGQLWRVGPDIWTYGDGKDPWNQALQSGGYNFGAYQSFDNTLEYSRYQGPGNWSNPDMLLIGDNGMTTAEERSQMSLFSALAAPLTISTDARKFEPSYISSHPAEAAHLTASLGILGNTEVIAVDQDPLGAGGYRVSGGAANADGTPAAASGIDVVVKPLADGSRAVVVTNKGASTANYTLNLNAVGFDTTGASYTVRDLWAHSTSSSTGTVPLTIASHDSAMFKITPPSGSTATPRGQITAARDDWSKESLCLDNYQSRTSNTAVDVYPCSGTSNQQWQMNADGSVQLLQTGAANLCLTAQSSASTGVINGQQGQWVGVAACGSAPGRQSWSYDRDGNLKLAGTSQCLDVYSGSTTTSGTPVDLYSCGAAPDNIQTNQSWAAPYNTPPAA; via the coding sequence ATGGCCAACCGCCTCCTGCACCGCACCGCCCCAGCCCTCATCGCCGCCGCCCTGCTCGCCAGTCCGCTCGCCGTGCCACAGGCACTCGCGAACGACGGCGTGAGCCAGCCGGCCGCCAACTACACCGCCTCGGCCTCCCCGAACGGGCCGCTCGCAGCCGTGCCCCCGATGGGCTTCAACGACTGGGCGCGCACCGAGTGCACGCCCCAGGCGCCGCTGGACGGCTCGCCGCAGCTCGGCTACTCGTTCCAGCAGTACATGGAGGACAACGCCAAGGCGCTGTCCGACACCGGTCTGATCGCCGACGGATACAAGACCGTCACCGTCGACGACTGCTGGATGTACCGCAACAGCTCCGGCTACCTTCACGGCGCGCTCAACTGGGGCGGCGCCACCGACGTGCGCGACACCACCAGGCAGCCGGGCTTCGACTCCGAGCTGACCGCCTACGGCGACTACCTGCACGGCCTCGGTGCCAAGTTCGGCATCTACGAGACCTCCGGCACCCACACCTGCTCCACCGCCGCGCCGACCGCGCCCAACCTGCCCAACGGCAGCGAGTACTACGAGCAGAACGACGCGAACTCCTTCGTCGCCTGGGGCGTCGACCAGCTCAAGTACGACAACTGCGGCGACCAGGAGCCGGTGCAGACCCTGGACACCCGGATGTCCGGCGACCTCGCCACCGCCGTCGCCAACGCCAACGCCGCCGGCACCGCCACGCCCAACGTCGCCTTCGACATCTCCGCGCCCGCCGGGTACGGCAACGGCTCGACCAAGTCCGCCGCGATGAACTGGGTCCGGCCGCTCGGCCAGCTCTGGCGGGTCGGCCCGGACATCTGGACCTACGGCGACGGCAAGGACCCGTGGAACCAGGCGCTGCAGAGCGGCGGCTACAACTTCGGCGCCTACCAGAGCTTCGACAACACCCTGGAGTACAGCCGCTACCAGGGCCCGGGCAACTGGAGCAACCCGGACATGCTGCTGATCGGCGACAACGGCATGACCACCGCCGAGGAGCGCAGCCAGATGTCGCTGTTCTCCGCGCTGGCCGCGCCGCTGACCATCTCCACCGACGCCCGCAAGTTCGAGCCCTCCTACATCTCCTCCCACCCCGCCGAGGCGGCGCACCTGACCGCCTCGCTCGGCATCCTGGGCAACACCGAGGTCATCGCGGTCGACCAGGACCCGCTGGGCGCGGGCGGCTACCGCGTCTCGGGCGGCGCGGCCAACGCCGACGGCACCCCGGCCGCCGCGAGCGGCATCGACGTCGTGGTCAAGCCGCTGGCCGACGGCAGCCGCGCCGTCGTGGTGACCAACAAGGGCGCCTCGACCGCGAACTACACGCTGAACCTGAACGCCGTCGGCTTCGACACCACCGGCGCGAGCTACACCGTGCGCGACCTGTGGGCGCACAGCACCAGCAGCTCCACCGGCACCGTCCCGCTGACCATCGCCTCGCACGACAGCGCGATGTTCAAGATCACCCCGCCCAGCGGCAGCACCGCCACCCCGCGCGGCCAGATCACCGCGGCCCGCGACGACTGGAGCAAGGAGTCGCTCTGCCTGGACAACTACCAGTCCCGCACCAGCAACACGGCCGTCGACGTCTACCCGTGCAGCGGCACCTCCAACCAGCAGTGGCAGATGAACGCTGACGGCTCCGTCCAGCTGCTCCAGACCGGCGCGGCCAACCTGTGCCTGACCGCGCAGAGTTCGGCGAGCACCGGGGTGATCAACGGTCAGCAGGGCCAGTGGGTCGGCGTCGCCGCCTGCGGCTCCGCGCCCGGCCGGCAGAGCTGGAGCTACGACCGCGACGGCAACCTGAAGCTCGCCGGCACCAGCCAGTGCCTGGACGTCTACAGCGGTTCGACCACCACCTCCGGCACCCCCGTGGACCTGTACTCCTGCGGCGCCGCGCCCGACAACATCCAGACCAACCAGTCCTGGGCCGCCCCGTACAACACGCCGCCCGCGGCCTGA